A single Bifidobacterium asteroides DNA region contains:
- a CDS encoding glycoside hydrolase family 36 protein: MNPTSLSLGEPDWITLTTDADRETEPTGRPFRTAPDARVSLKGESALTVSLTAGSTPIRSLALRWTRPMPADDLYLGDAWERGYGRMGFQTMRANRFMPWYFLAAGQEQAEGYGVATGANAFCFWQVDTAGITLFLDLRNGGSGLVLDGRELEAATIICLQYPLQERAGGPVFAVASDFCSRISRKGLMPPEPVYGSNNWYYAYGDSSRSRILADAEYLADLTQGNAHRPTMVVDDGWQDHHRLEDYNGGPWRRGNQKFGDMGALADQIKAMGIKPGIWYRPLLNEDEAIADRLRLPHNGCLDPSNPQALDYIRQDVAQLGEWGYQLVKHDFSTFDLLGRWGFQMNPWPSPDGWHFYDRSLTSAQVVKQLYRAIFEQATKTGMLVQGCNVVGHLGVGFMQINRTGDDTSGLQWERTRQIGVNTLAFRLPQNGSFYATDADCVGISDAIDWELNRQWMDLLARTGTPLFFSARPGSLTADQEDQLRQALALASTGGAHAIPSDWLVNDCPEIWTDDGGARRYSWYQPAGLEFADKPERYDGYLSAV; encoded by the coding sequence ATGAACCCAACCAGCCTCAGCCTGGGAGAGCCGGACTGGATCACGCTGACCACCGATGCCGACAGGGAGACTGAGCCCACAGGCAGGCCCTTCCGCACAGCCCCCGATGCGAGGGTCAGCCTCAAGGGTGAATCCGCTCTGACGGTCAGCCTGACCGCCGGCTCCACCCCCATCCGCTCCCTGGCCCTGCGCTGGACCAGGCCCATGCCCGCCGATGACCTCTATCTGGGCGACGCCTGGGAGCGTGGCTACGGCCGCATGGGTTTCCAGACCATGCGCGCCAACCGGTTCATGCCCTGGTACTTCCTGGCGGCGGGTCAGGAGCAGGCCGAGGGGTACGGGGTGGCCACCGGTGCCAACGCCTTCTGCTTCTGGCAGGTCGATACGGCCGGCATCACCCTCTTCCTGGACCTGCGCAACGGCGGCAGTGGCCTGGTGCTGGACGGCCGGGAGCTTGAAGCAGCCACCATCATCTGCCTGCAATATCCGCTCCAGGAGCGGGCTGGCGGTCCGGTCTTTGCTGTGGCCAGCGACTTCTGCTCCCGGATCAGCCGCAAGGGCCTTATGCCCCCTGAGCCGGTCTACGGGAGCAACAACTGGTACTACGCCTACGGGGACTCCAGCCGTTCCCGGATTCTTGCCGATGCCGAGTATCTGGCCGACCTGACCCAGGGCAACGCCCACCGCCCCACCATGGTTGTGGACGACGGCTGGCAGGACCACCACCGGCTTGAGGACTACAACGGCGGCCCCTGGCGGCGTGGCAACCAAAAGTTCGGCGACATGGGCGCCCTGGCAGACCAGATCAAGGCCATGGGCATCAAGCCTGGCATCTGGTACCGTCCGCTCCTCAACGAGGACGAGGCCATTGCCGACCGGCTCAGGCTCCCGCACAACGGATGCCTGGACCCCTCGAACCCGCAGGCCCTGGACTACATCCGCCAGGACGTCGCCCAGCTGGGGGAGTGGGGCTACCAGCTGGTCAAGCATGATTTCAGCACCTTCGACCTGCTGGGCAGGTGGGGCTTCCAGATGAACCCCTGGCCCAGCCCGGACGGCTGGCACTTCTACGACCGGAGCCTGACCAGCGCCCAGGTGGTCAAGCAGCTCTACCGGGCCATATTCGAGCAGGCCACCAAGACCGGGATGCTGGTTCAGGGGTGCAATGTGGTCGGCCACCTGGGCGTCGGCTTCATGCAGATCAACCGGACCGGCGATGACACCAGCGGCCTGCAGTGGGAGCGGACCAGGCAGATCGGGGTCAACACCTTGGCCTTCCGTCTGCCCCAGAACGGGAGCTTCTACGCCACCGACGCCGACTGCGTGGGCATATCCGACGCAATCGACTGGGAGCTCAACCGTCAATGGATGGACCTCTTGGCGCGGACCGGCACTCCGCTCTTCTTCTCGGCCCGCCCTGGCAGCCTGACCGCCGACCAGGAGGATCAGCTCAGGCAGGCTCTGGCCCTGGCTTCGACCGGCGGTGCCCATGCCATTCCGTCGGACTGGCTGGTCAACGACTGCCCTGAGATCTGGACTGACGACGGTGGCGCACGCCGATACTCCTGGTATCAGCCGGCTGGCCTGGAGTTCGCCGACAAGCCCGAGCGTTACGACGGGTATCTTTCCGCTGTTTAA
- a CDS encoding RCC1 domain-containing protein, with the protein MKTGTLAAPPQQNPQREGFRFDGWTYNGQPFDLRTPILQDTTLKAQWTKTTDWALSPDHGPATGARLTISPPDMQEPQFASIQTSGEQIVGLTGDGRIYTWAQDGTPKQVPFPAQAPEGFRYLQAAAGSRWQAALGSDQHIYTWNNQQATPTILNTDQNAEFTGISISDDRLLAVDQQGQVHTFQASQDNSQGLNPKFTKQTTTSLPGQAQAVLTVASSNRTLIVDADGQAWTWDTNNTVKTNPERIKQDPDMRTVQAQALGKGFLLLNANGQVLYLTDSTTSATVISLQDGEQANRITANKDKAMITDKDGHIWAWQPGETPIRADNRKQAYVQAIAVGSRITAIDIQGSIFRWSLDAQGDPGKPARIDATQAPILETASMDSQPLKLTKKKDAWQTDVPTHNPGPSTILIAGRQDGKPFTRSFDYTVNQTLTRNEPQGPTYRVSFNTDGGSPKPEDQNFFTLNSRVKRPAPDPTRDGYQFDGWFIDNIAYDFSKPVTTDLTLNAHWTPNNQNKEWSISPGKGSQLGNETITITPPDTSRGIRFNQISGSKETTYSFSLAVGSDGNAYAWGDNRYGQLGDGTRTTRTTPVMVKLPDRKTYPDVPADFTYVQVSAGGSHSLALGSDGYAYAWGYNNYGQLGNNTNKGSPVPVRVRDPASPNDTSKGLKATQVSAGNSHSLALGSDGNVYAWGYNGYGQLGDNTTGSSYVPVRVRDPASPTDTSKGLQAVQVSAGYYHSLAVGSDGYAYAWGYNNYGQLGNNTKKDSPVPVRVRDPASPNDTSKGLKATQVSAGNLYSLALGSDGYAYAWGSKGSWLGKNTKKDSPVPVRVRHPASPNDTSEGLKAVQVSAGVAHSLALGSDGYVYAWGLNFYGQLGNNTKSEQFTPVKVFASAQSTSTAGPWLSAVLVNGGWYHSLAIGTDGNTRAWGWNYSGQLGNDSIPTGSSNDAKSAVPVPVAFNLTPVINGIRFDQTAVSGLTRGDGNSVTVLTPAHQPGTVTVSVDYTLGGAAQTPDTSLRYTYLPAGVLPQAGGEGILLALATGMTGMGGVLASRRHRKETRQLLHASHE; encoded by the coding sequence GTGAAAACCGGCACCCTCGCCGCTCCCCCGCAACAGAACCCGCAACGTGAAGGCTTCCGCTTCGACGGGTGGACATACAACGGGCAGCCCTTTGACCTCCGGACCCCTATCCTCCAGGACACGACCCTGAAAGCCCAATGGACAAAAACCACGGACTGGGCGCTGAGCCCGGACCACGGGCCCGCCACCGGAGCCCGGCTGACCATCAGCCCGCCCGACATGCAGGAGCCTCAGTTCGCCAGCATACAAACTTCAGGAGAGCAGATTGTCGGCCTGACAGGCGACGGTCGTATCTACACCTGGGCGCAGGACGGCACACCCAAACAGGTTCCTTTCCCCGCCCAGGCTCCCGAAGGGTTCCGCTACCTGCAGGCCGCAGCCGGCAGCCGATGGCAGGCAGCACTCGGATCCGACCAGCACATCTACACCTGGAACAACCAGCAAGCGACACCCACCATCCTCAACACCGACCAAAACGCCGAGTTCACCGGCATCAGCATAAGCGACGACCGGCTGCTTGCCGTTGACCAGCAGGGACAGGTCCACACCTTCCAGGCCAGCCAGGACAACAGCCAGGGCCTGAACCCGAAATTCACAAAGCAGACGACAACCAGCCTGCCCGGACAGGCTCAAGCCGTACTCACCGTCGCCTCCAGCAACAGAACCCTCATCGTGGACGCGGACGGACAAGCCTGGACATGGGACACGAACAACACTGTGAAAACCAATCCTGAACGCATCAAGCAGGACCCGGACATGCGCACCGTCCAAGCCCAAGCCCTCGGCAAAGGATTCCTTCTGCTAAACGCAAACGGGCAGGTCCTATACCTGACCGACAGCACAACCAGCGCTACTGTCATCAGCCTGCAGGACGGCGAGCAGGCGAACAGGATCACCGCCAACAAGGACAAGGCCATGATCACCGACAAGGACGGCCACATCTGGGCCTGGCAGCCCGGCGAGACGCCCATCCGCGCAGACAACAGGAAACAAGCCTACGTGCAGGCCATAGCTGTCGGCAGCAGGATCACCGCTATAGACATACAGGGCAGCATATTCAGATGGAGCCTCGACGCCCAAGGCGACCCCGGCAAACCAGCCAGAATCGACGCCACACAGGCACCCATCCTGGAAACAGCCAGCATGGACAGCCAGCCGCTCAAACTCACCAAAAAGAAGGATGCCTGGCAGACGGATGTGCCCACCCACAATCCCGGGCCGTCCACCATCCTCATCGCCGGCAGACAGGACGGCAAACCCTTCACCAGAAGCTTCGACTACACGGTCAATCAGACGCTGACCAGAAACGAGCCGCAAGGCCCAACTTACCGGGTCAGTTTCAACACGGACGGAGGAAGCCCCAAACCAGAAGACCAGAATTTCTTCACCTTAAACAGCAGGGTGAAGCGGCCCGCCCCCGACCCAACACGCGACGGCTACCAGTTCGACGGATGGTTCATCGACAACATCGCCTACGACTTCAGCAAGCCCGTCACCACGGACCTCACTCTCAACGCTCACTGGACACCCAACAATCAAAACAAGGAGTGGAGCATCAGCCCCGGCAAGGGCAGCCAGCTGGGCAACGAAACCATCACCATCACCCCGCCAGACACCAGCCGAGGCATCAGGTTCAACCAGATAAGCGGATCAAAAGAGACCACTTATAGTTTTTCTTTGGCTGTGGGCAGCGATGGGAACGCCTACGCCTGGGGAGACAACAGGTATGGCCAGCTCGGCGATGGGACGAGAACCACCCGGACTACGCCGGTCATGGTGAAGTTGCCTGATCGCAAGACGTATCCGGACGTGCCTGCAGATTTCACCTACGTGCAGGTCAGCGCCGGAGGCTCTCATTCGCTGGCCTTGGGCAGCGACGGATACGCCTACGCCTGGGGATACAACAACTATGGCCAGCTCGGCAACAACACGAACAAGGGCTCGCCTGTTCCTGTGCGCGTGCGCGACCCCGCAAGCCCCAATGACACGAGCAAAGGGCTGAAAGCCACACAGGTCAGCGCCGGAAACTCTCACTCTCTGGCCTTGGGCAGCGACGGCAACGTCTACGCCTGGGGATACAACGGCTATGGCCAGCTCGGCGACAACACCACCGGTTCTTCGTATGTTCCTGTGCGCGTGCGCGACCCCGCCAGCCCCACCGACACGAGCAAAGGGCTGCAAGCCGTACAGGTCAGCGCCGGATACTATCATTCGCTGGCGGTGGGCAGCGACGGATACGCCTACGCCTGGGGATACAACAACTATGGCCAGCTCGGCAACAACACGAAAAAGGACTCGCCTGTTCCTGTGCGCGTGCGCGACCCCGCAAGCCCCAATGACACGAGCAAAGGGCTGAAAGCCACACAGGTCAGCGCCGGAAACTTGTATTCGCTGGCCCTAGGGAGCGACGGATACGCCTACGCCTGGGGAAGCAAGGGTAGCTGGCTCGGCAAAAACACGAAAAAGGACTCGCCTGTTCCTGTGCGCGTGCGCCACCCCGCAAGCCCCAATGACACGAGCGAAGGGCTGAAAGCAGTACAGGTCAGCGCCGGAGTCGCTCATTCGCTGGCCCTAGGGAGCGACGGATACGTCTACGCCTGGGGATTAAACTTCTATGGCCAGCTCGGCAACAACACCAAGAGCGAACAGTTTACCCCTGTGAAAGTGTTCGCCTCCGCGCAGTCCACGAGCACGGCTGGCCCGTGGCTGAGCGCCGTACTAGTGAACGGCGGTTGGTATCATTCGCTGGCAATCGGGACGGATGGTAACACCAGAGCGTGGGGATGGAACTACTCTGGTCAGCTCGGCAACGACAGCATCCCCACAGGATCCTCCAATGATGCTAAGAGTGCTGTTCCTGTGCCGGTGGCGTTCAATCTGACGCCGGTGATCAATGGCATCAGGTTCGACCAGACCGCCGTATCAGGCCTGACGCGCGGCGACGGCAATAGCGTGACCGTGCTCACGCCCGCGCACCAGCCGGGCACGGTCACGGTCAGCGTGGACTACACGCTGGGCGGCGCAGCCCAAACGCCGGACACATCCTTGAGGTACACATACCTGCCAGCAGGCGTGCTCCCCCAGGCAGGCGGGGAAGGCATCCTGCTCGCCCTGGCCACGGGCATGACCGGCATGGGCGGGGTCCTCGCCTCACGCCGCCACCGGAAAGAAACACGCCAACTGCTTCACGCTTCGCACGAGTAA
- a CDS encoding phosphoenolpyruvate carboxylase yields MTDSNQQITAADATLVTSGTGTKGPEERKLPQSLDEDMALCLRLLRDVLGEFDQQLLKRFDSLREDVMTASAEHFNRHPSDPVPDEDGLSKAVALIDDTSVKDSQLLARALTTYFHLANLCEENYRVKVLHEREGKVDLKVKGTDPINEMTSAYSQLLQEMGPAKASELLEKLEFHPVFTAHPTEARRKAVEGKIRRIANLLAVRRGLGGSELEENERLLHNEIDALFRTSPIAAKKPTPVEEANTILDIFDATLFETIPKVYRRFDDWMLGKKAGMVKPVCPAFFHPGSWIGSDRDGNPNVTAKVSRKVARKFSDHMLKALVKATTTVGRNMTMEVTTTPPSPELRSLWSHQKEMSERLTDRATTISHNELHRAVVLVIADRLQATIQRDADLMYADCDDFIADLRVVQDSLAKAGAARQAYGPLQDLIWQAQTFGFHMVEMEFRQHSLVHARALEDIREHGLHGERGELQPMTHEVLDTFRALGAIQKRNGQKAARRYIISFTKSAQNVKDVYELNRLAFEHAEDVPVIDVIPLFEQLEDLQNSVDVLEEIIKIPEVQARLKETGNKMEVMLGYSDSSKDAGPVSATLALHSAQERIAKWAESHGIDLTLFHGRGGAVGRGGGPANRAVLAQPVGSVNCRFKLTEQGEVIFARYGNPVLAIRHIESVAAATLLQSAPSVEERNTTMTEKYADMADKLDQAAHERFLDLLHTPDFAPWFSIVTPLNEIGLLPIGSRPAKRGLGAKSLDDLRTIPWVFSWAQARINLAAWYGLGTACEKFGDLETLRQAYEEWPLFSTFIDNIEMSLAKTDERIAKMYLSLGDRDDLSQKVLSEMELTRKWVLQIVGDEWPLQHRHVLGQAIRIRSPYVDALSVTQVRALRALRRRNDKEELSKSQQADFIYLILCTVSGVAAGLQNTG; encoded by the coding sequence ATGACAGACAGTAATCAGCAAATCACGGCTGCCGATGCGACCCTGGTCACATCCGGCACCGGGACCAAGGGGCCGGAGGAACGCAAGCTGCCTCAATCGTTGGATGAGGACATGGCCTTGTGCCTGCGGCTGCTCAGGGATGTGTTGGGGGAATTCGATCAACAGCTGCTCAAGCGGTTCGACTCCCTGCGCGAGGACGTGATGACGGCCAGCGCCGAACACTTCAACCGCCACCCCTCGGACCCCGTGCCTGACGAGGACGGCCTGTCCAAGGCCGTGGCCCTGATCGACGACACCTCAGTCAAGGATTCCCAGCTGCTGGCCCGCGCCCTGACCACCTACTTCCACCTGGCCAACCTCTGCGAGGAGAACTACCGGGTGAAGGTCCTGCATGAGCGCGAGGGCAAGGTGGACCTCAAAGTCAAGGGCACCGACCCCATCAACGAGATGACCAGCGCCTACAGCCAGCTCCTTCAGGAGATGGGCCCGGCCAAGGCCTCGGAGCTGCTGGAGAAGCTGGAGTTCCACCCCGTCTTCACCGCCCACCCCACCGAGGCGCGGCGCAAGGCCGTGGAGGGCAAGATCCGGCGCATCGCCAACCTGCTGGCCGTCCGCCGCGGCCTGGGCGGTTCCGAGCTGGAGGAGAACGAGCGTCTGCTGCACAACGAGATCGACGCCCTCTTCCGCACCTCGCCCATCGCAGCCAAGAAGCCGACGCCCGTCGAGGAAGCCAACACCATTCTGGACATCTTCGACGCCACGCTCTTCGAGACCATTCCCAAGGTCTACCGCCGCTTCGACGACTGGATGCTGGGCAAGAAGGCCGGCATGGTCAAGCCCGTCTGCCCCGCCTTCTTCCACCCGGGCAGCTGGATCGGCTCCGACCGCGACGGCAATCCCAACGTGACCGCCAAGGTCTCGCGCAAGGTGGCGCGCAAGTTCTCCGACCACATGCTCAAGGCCCTGGTCAAGGCCACCACCACCGTGGGCCGCAACATGACCATGGAGGTGACCACCACGCCCCCCAGCCCCGAGCTGAGGAGCCTGTGGAGCCACCAGAAGGAGATGAGCGAGCGCCTGACCGACCGGGCCACCACTATCTCGCACAATGAGCTGCACCGGGCCGTGGTCCTGGTCATCGCCGACCGCCTGCAGGCCACTATCCAGCGTGACGCCGACCTCATGTATGCCGACTGCGACGACTTCATCGCCGACCTGCGCGTGGTCCAGGACTCCCTGGCCAAGGCGGGCGCGGCCCGTCAGGCCTACGGCCCCCTGCAGGACCTGATATGGCAGGCCCAGACCTTCGGTTTCCACATGGTCGAGATGGAGTTCCGCCAGCACTCCCTGGTCCACGCCCGCGCCCTGGAAGACATCCGCGAGCACGGCCTGCACGGCGAGCGCGGAGAACTGCAGCCCATGACCCACGAGGTGCTCGACACCTTCCGCGCCCTGGGTGCCATTCAGAAACGCAACGGCCAGAAGGCGGCCCGCCGCTACATCATCTCCTTCACCAAGTCGGCGCAGAACGTCAAGGACGTCTACGAGCTCAACCGCCTGGCCTTCGAGCATGCCGAGGACGTGCCGGTCATCGACGTGATCCCCCTGTTCGAACAGCTGGAGGACCTGCAAAACTCGGTGGACGTGCTGGAGGAGATCATCAAGATCCCAGAGGTCCAGGCCCGGCTCAAGGAGACCGGCAACAAGATGGAGGTCATGCTGGGCTACTCCGACTCCTCCAAGGATGCCGGCCCCGTCTCGGCGACCCTGGCCCTGCACTCCGCCCAGGAGCGCATCGCCAAGTGGGCCGAGAGCCATGGCATCGACCTGACCCTCTTCCACGGACGCGGCGGCGCTGTAGGCCGTGGCGGCGGCCCTGCCAACCGGGCCGTGCTGGCCCAGCCTGTGGGCTCGGTCAACTGCCGGTTCAAGCTGACCGAACAGGGCGAGGTCATCTTCGCCCGCTACGGCAACCCGGTCCTGGCCATCCGCCACATCGAGTCCGTGGCCGCAGCCACCCTGCTCCAGTCCGCGCCCAGCGTGGAGGAGCGCAACACCACCATGACCGAGAAGTACGCGGACATGGCCGACAAGCTGGACCAGGCCGCCCACGAGCGCTTCCTGGACCTGCTGCACACGCCGGACTTCGCCCCCTGGTTCTCCATCGTGACGCCCCTGAACGAGATCGGCCTGCTGCCCATCGGCTCCCGGCCGGCCAAGCGCGGTCTGGGCGCCAAGTCCCTGGACGATCTGCGGACCATACCCTGGGTCTTCTCATGGGCGCAGGCCCGCATCAACTTGGCCGCCTGGTACGGCCTGGGCACCGCCTGCGAGAAGTTTGGCGACCTGGAGACCCTGCGTCAGGCCTACGAGGAATGGCCGCTCTTCAGCACCTTCATCGACAACATCGAGATGAGCCTGGCCAAGACCGACGAGCGCATCGCCAAGATGTACCTCTCCCTGGGCGACCGGGACGACCTGAGCCAGAAGGTCCTCTCGGAGATGGAGCTGACCCGCAAGTGGGTTCTGCAGATCGTGGGCGACGAGTGGCCCCTGCAGCACCGCCACGTGCTGGGCCAGGCCATCCGGATCCGCTCTCCCTATGTGGACGCCCTGTCGGTGACCCAGGTGCGCGCCCTGCGGGCCCTGCGTCGCCGCAACGACAAGGAGGAGCTCAGCAAGAGCCAACAGGCCGACTTCATCTACCTGATCCTCTGCACCGTTTCGGGAGTCGCCGCCGGCCTGCAGAACACCGGCTGA
- a CDS encoding threonine/serine ThrE exporter family protein produces the protein MEDIERDYDKPIVEACIAAKTSLIVRVGMLELGAGTGSFRVREMMHRIAYPMGVHVRADVNLTDIEATCTDGVSRITEVVDLPTTGVNTERIWLLEHFADWLSVKCGQAGTYHAMTVVSRELVDNLDEPNVYAAARKAVKEVLAQDQDAAKALKDAVATAVHNEDEISQNRIDAAAIDTRTAAGLGTVGSTPRPEDSKGSKDSDSSAAGSAATGPSATSQGRGSEAGRPASSDKSASPEPQATGGITVRQAHERLDLIERRKPLYSPLFSGFASAVACAAFVFLLGGGPYDMAGAFVGAGIGQWVRRQMLGRRINQFFATGVAVIIAALACVGTLRLVGIFDPVALRHDTAYIGAILFVIPGFPLVTGGLDIAKLDFPSGVQRITYAFSIILVATLGGWAVARMVMLNPQGFEPMNLSPWLMAGLRLIAAFCGVWGFSVLFNSPQRMALVAAVIGALTDTMRLEMQDIFHVPPEMAAFLGAFLAGMLATVWRSSVRHGLLPPHLGYPRISLTVPSIVIMVPGLYMYRAMFYLGQFNTLNALDWAFRAFMVIICLPIGLVTARVLTDRSWRYDV, from the coding sequence ATGGAGGACATTGAACGCGATTACGACAAGCCCATCGTCGAGGCCTGCATAGCGGCCAAGACCAGCCTGATTGTGCGGGTGGGCATGCTGGAGCTGGGGGCCGGCACGGGAAGCTTCCGCGTGCGCGAGATGATGCATAGGATCGCCTACCCCATGGGCGTGCATGTGCGGGCCGACGTGAACCTGACCGACATCGAGGCCACCTGCACGGATGGCGTGTCCCGCATCACCGAGGTGGTGGACCTGCCCACCACCGGGGTCAACACCGAGCGGATCTGGCTGCTGGAGCACTTCGCGGACTGGCTCAGCGTCAAGTGCGGGCAGGCGGGGACCTACCACGCCATGACGGTGGTCTCCCGGGAGCTGGTGGACAACCTGGACGAGCCGAACGTCTACGCGGCGGCCCGCAAGGCTGTCAAGGAGGTGCTGGCCCAGGACCAGGATGCGGCCAAGGCGCTCAAGGATGCAGTGGCCACCGCCGTACACAACGAGGACGAGATCAGCCAGAACCGGATCGATGCGGCGGCCATAGACACCAGAACGGCCGCCGGACTGGGCACCGTAGGCTCCACGCCTCGGCCGGAGGATTCCAAAGGCTCCAAGGATTCGGATTCGAGCGCCGCCGGTTCTGCAGCCACCGGACCGTCTGCAACCAGCCAAGGCCGCGGCTCTGAGGCTGGGCGGCCTGCCTCCTCTGACAAGTCCGCGTCCCCGGAGCCGCAGGCAACGGGCGGCATCACAGTCCGGCAGGCGCACGAACGCCTGGACCTGATCGAGCGACGCAAACCCCTCTATTCGCCCCTCTTCTCAGGCTTCGCCTCGGCCGTGGCCTGCGCAGCCTTCGTCTTCCTGCTGGGCGGCGGCCCCTACGACATGGCCGGAGCCTTCGTCGGCGCTGGCATAGGCCAGTGGGTGCGCCGTCAGATGCTGGGCAGGCGGATCAACCAGTTCTTCGCCACGGGGGTGGCGGTCATCATCGCCGCCCTGGCTTGTGTCGGCACGCTGAGGCTGGTGGGCATCTTCGACCCGGTGGCCCTCAGGCACGACACGGCTTACATCGGCGCCATCCTCTTCGTCATTCCAGGCTTCCCCCTGGTCACCGGCGGCTTGGACATCGCCAAGCTGGACTTCCCATCTGGGGTGCAGCGCATCACCTATGCCTTCTCGATCATCCTGGTGGCCACGCTGGGTGGCTGGGCCGTGGCGCGGATGGTCATGCTCAACCCCCAGGGCTTTGAACCCATGAACCTGAGTCCCTGGCTGATGGCCGGCCTGCGCTTGATTGCGGCCTTCTGCGGGGTCTGGGGCTTCTCGGTCCTCTTCAACTCACCCCAGCGCATGGCCCTGGTGGCCGCCGTCATCGGCGCTCTGACCGACACCATGCGCTTGGAGATGCAGGACATATTCCATGTCCCTCCGGAGATGGCTGCCTTCCTGGGTGCCTTCCTGGCCGGCATGCTGGCCACGGTCTGGCGCTCTTCGGTCCGTCACGGCCTGCTGCCGCCCCACCTGGGCTACCCAAGGATCAGCCTGACCGTGCCCTCCATCGTCATCATGGTGCCTGGCTTGTATATGTACCGGGCCATGTTCTACCTGGGGCAGTTCAATACGCTCAACGCCCTGGACTGGGCCTTCCGGGCCTTCATGGTCATCATCTGCCTGCCCATCGGCCTGGTCACGGCCCGGGTGCTGACCGACCGCTCCTGGCGGTACGACGTCTAG
- the trpS gene encoding tryptophan--tRNA ligase → MQGEVTAAGNEISDSFRAAKHRSDQVLAELDKNPSRYTMLTGDRPTGRLHLGHYFGSIRERVQMQNRGVHTNIVIADYQVITDRDTTEHIRDNVLNLVLDYLAAGIDPRKTMIFTHSSTPAENQLLLPFLSLVTEAELHRNPTVKAEMEASGHALTGLLLTYPVHQACDILFCKANVVPIGKDNLPHVELTRTIARRFDERYPGQAPVFPEPDAILSDTPEIPGLDGRKMSKSYGNSIMLGATAEETAKLIRKSPTDSERRITFDPVNRPQVSALLTTAGLVTDRKPEDIAEEIGYAGSGALKAYVTKSVNEFLAPHRERRAELAKDMDAVRDILVEGNKRANQIAEETLDQVRSAMGMRY, encoded by the coding sequence ATGCAGGGAGAAGTCACAGCGGCAGGCAACGAGATCAGCGACAGCTTCAGAGCCGCCAAGCATCGGTCCGACCAGGTGCTGGCCGAGCTGGACAAGAATCCGAGCCGCTACACCATGCTGACCGGCGACCGCCCGACCGGCAGGCTCCATCTGGGCCATTACTTCGGCTCCATCCGCGAGCGCGTCCAGATGCAGAATCGCGGCGTGCACACCAACATCGTCATCGCCGACTACCAGGTCATCACCGACCGGGACACCACCGAGCACATCCGCGACAACGTGCTCAACCTGGTGCTGGACTATCTGGCTGCGGGCATCGACCCCAGGAAGACCATGATCTTCACCCATTCGTCCACCCCGGCAGAGAACCAGCTGCTGCTGCCCTTCCTCTCCCTGGTGACCGAGGCCGAGCTTCACCGCAACCCCACCGTCAAGGCCGAGATGGAGGCCAGCGGCCACGCCCTGACCGGCCTGCTGCTGACCTACCCGGTCCACCAGGCCTGCGACATACTCTTCTGCAAGGCCAACGTCGTGCCCATCGGCAAGGACAACCTGCCGCATGTGGAGCTGACCCGGACCATCGCCCGCCGCTTCGACGAGCGTTACCCCGGCCAGGCCCCGGTCTTCCCGGAGCCTGATGCCATCCTGTCCGACACCCCTGAGATTCCGGGTCTGGACGGACGCAAGATGAGCAAGTCCTACGGCAACTCCATCATGCTGGGAGCCACCGCCGAGGAGACGGCCAAGCTGATCCGCAAGTCGCCCACCGACTCCGAGCGCAGGATCACCTTCGACCCTGTCAACCGCCCCCAGGTCTCCGCCCTGCTGACCACGGCAGGCCTGGTGACCGACCGGAAGCCCGAGGACATCGCTGAGGAGATCGGCTATGCCGGATCGGGCGCCCTCAAGGCCTACGTGACCAAGTCGGTCAACGAGTTCCTGGCGCCCCACCGCGAGCGTCGGGCCGAGCTGGCCAAGGACATGGACGCCGTGCGCGACATCCTGGTCGAGGGCAACAAGCGCGCCAACCAGATAGCCGAGGAGACCCTTGATCAGGTCCGCTCGGCCATGGGCATGCGCTACTAG
- a CDS encoding DUF3073 domain-containing protein, which produces MGRGRQKAKQTKIARKLKYLTTDTDYDELAKELSSKEPGTRGKDPFKMVEEEYSKPDSRKSGGQDPEDSTDDDLDDYARWAAEAAAKATSGEMPATPKPHKRIPIPVPSALKHHKDKKTAAKGSASK; this is translated from the coding sequence ATGGGCCGCGGACGTCAGAAGGCTAAGCAGACGAAAATAGCCCGGAAGCTCAAATATCTGACAACGGACACGGATTACGACGAGCTGGCCAAAGAGCTCAGCAGCAAGGAACCCGGAACCAGGGGCAAAGATCCCTTCAAAATGGTTGAAGAGGAGTACTCCAAACCGGATTCGCGCAAATCGGGGGGCCAGGACCCCGAGGATTCCACGGACGATGATCTGGACGATTACGCCCGGTGGGCCGCCGAGGCTGCTGCCAAGGCCACCTCTGGCGAGATGCCGGCCACGCCCAAGCCCCACAAGCGCATACCTATTCCCGTGCCTAGCGCGCTCAAACACCACAAGGACAAGAAGACCGCAGCCAAGGGGTCCGCGAGCAAGTAG